A segment of the Streptomyces sp. NBC_00376 genome:
CCCCTCGCACCGCCCCCGCATCGTCGCCGGGCCTCGGCCATCTATGGATCGGACAGGGCCGTCTCAATATGTGGCGCACTGTTGCGCATCCGGGCGTGCGGGAGCGCCGGGCCGGACGGGGAGGACGGCACGGGGCTCGGGCGGCGCGGGCTGCGGGCCCGAGAGGCCCTAGCCGGCGAGCTGTACGTCCGTGCCGGTGACCGAGATCTCCAGGCCGTCCGCGGTCGGCTGGATCTTCTGGAGCTTCAGGCCGCTCGGCAGGCCGCCGACCTCCCGGTCGAAGTCGGTCTTCTTGCGCACCAGCCCCTCCAGCCCGGGGATGTCCTCACCCGGTACCTGGTCCGCACGCACCCGGACGGTGTGGCCGTCGACCAGGGTGACGGTGGAGAGCACGCTGCGCGAGATCGGGCGGCCGAGGACATCGACCGTGCCGGTCACCTTCACCTTGTTCTTGCCGCCGTACTCGACGACGACGCCGTCGCTGGCGGCCTTGGTGAGGTCTTCGTACGAGATGACGGCAGTGCCCGTGGCGCGGGCGGCGGTGGCGCTGGAGTAGCCCTCGGACAGCTTCACCTCGTGCAGCGCGGCGTCCATCCTGCTGATCCGGAGCCTGCGGCCGTTGGCGTCGGTCTCGATGCCGGTGATCTCCACGTCGACCTCGTCGAGCTGATCCCCGGCGACCTGCGTCAGGAACGGGAATCCCTTGATGGAGACGTCCGTCGAACCGATCGTGGCACCGGTGACCCGGATCCGTCCCTCGGCCTCCGACTCGGCGAAGTACACCGCTGCCCGGTCCACGGCGACGAAGATCCCGCCCAGAACCACCACGATGACCAGCAGTATTCGCAGTGCACGCATGCCCGCTCTTTCCCCCACCCTGCAATCCGGCCGGACCCCTGGCGCCCCGCACGTCCGTCGGACATGCACGGCGCCCCGGGTGATCGACGAGCGGGCACCCCTCTTCGGTTCCCGGGGCGGCCGGTCCGGCGCTACGAGAGCGCGCGGCCGAGCAGGTACACGGCGGGCGCGGCGGCGGTGAGCGGCAGCGCCACACCGGCGGTCATGTGGACGAAGCGCGACGGATAGTCGTAGCTCGCCACCCGCAGCCCGATCAGGGCGCAGACTCCCGCCACGAGGCCGAGCAGCGCACCCTTCGCGCCCAGATCGGTCAGCACCCCGGCCACGGCGCCACCGCCCGCGGCGGCCAGCAGCGCCACCGCGACCGAGGCCGGTCCGGGCAGCGGCAGCGCCCGGACGAGCGCGGCGACCGCGACGGCCACCGCGCCCACCGTCACCGCGTCCGGGACCGCCGCGAGGTGTCCG
Coding sequences within it:
- a CDS encoding LmeA family phospholipid-binding protein, yielding MRALRILLVIVVVLGGIFVAVDRAAVYFAESEAEGRIRVTGATIGSTDVSIKGFPFLTQVAGDQLDEVDVEITGIETDANGRRLRISRMDAALHEVKLSEGYSSATAARATGTAVISYEDLTKAASDGVVVEYGGKNKVKVTGTVDVLGRPISRSVLSTVTLVDGHTVRVRADQVPGEDIPGLEGLVRKKTDFDREVGGLPSGLKLQKIQPTADGLEISVTGTDVQLAG